In Anaerolineales bacterium, the sequence GTCGATTCCGCCGCAACCGGCGATTTTCCGCACATAGGCGTCGAGAATCCGTTCTTGCACCTCGCGCAGAAAGCCGCAGGCGCCGGACCGGATGACGACGGCTTTTCCCTGATCGGCGCCTTGCAACTCGTAGCAATCCGGATGCCGCTCCAGCGCATCGATTAATTCGTTCTGGTCGATCAACGTTCCCCAAGGCACGTTGGTTTCCCGGAATTTGCGGTTCAGCCGGGAGAACAAGACCGAGATCATGAAAAAACAGTAGGATTCTGAATGCAGTCCGCGCTGCTGCGCGTTCTCCCCGGGCAGGCCCACGTATTCGTCGAGGTTGAAGGATCGGATCCGACCCGGATCGATCCGCCCGGAGTTGAAAGCTTCCGCGAGATTTTGGTACAGCCCGGTGGGGGAACTGCCCGTGGCGAGGCCGAGTACGTACTCCTCGGCCGCCGCTTGCCGCTTGCGGATGTCCTCCTCGACGATGGCGGCCGCCGCCTTGCTCATCTGGTCGAAATCGCGGGTAATGACGATGGTCAATGGCATGTTGTCCCGTCTCAAGGGAAGCGATTGGTTGAGTTGACAGGCGGGGGATCGAAGGGGAGCCGCGCGGTTCGGGACGAACCGCGTCGCATCCTGTCAGCAGTCCGGACGCTTTGCCTCCCCCGCCTGCCGGAGGCAAAGCGTCACCGGCGGCGCCGCAACGGCGCGGGCCGTTATGCCAGAATCGTCATCAGGATTCCGGCGTCCAATCCCGCGTAGACCAAGGATTGAGTCAGGGGGTAGACGTAGCTGGTGACCTTTTCTCCGGTTTCCAGGGTCAATGTGCGCAGTTCGAAGTAGGGCCGGGGGGCCCGGCGGTACCACCCGGTTGCGCTGCCTTGCAGGCCGATCAGCTTTTCGGCTTTCCGCCAACCTAAGAGGAATTCGACTATCCGCAACGGCTGGCGGTAATCCAGGACAAGAAACCCGGAGTCATCCTGCAGCACAAAGTCCTCCGAATAGAAGAGGCCCGGCACCCCGCGGCCGATGATTTTTCCCGCGATCGTGCAGGGGATGGAACGGACAGCGGACACTTTCACTTCGCCGATCAGGGATTTCACGTTGCGCGCTTCGTCGAAAGCGTGGCGGTAGGAGAACCTTCGCTGCAGCCACCATCCACCGAAGGTGCAGAGCAGGGCGATCCCCAGCAATTTCCAACTCGCGCCGAGCGCGATTCCCAGCGCCAGGGAGGCGGCGGTCCCGCCGAGCAATCCGAGGAGCGGGAGGCATTGCACCAAGCCGTCCACCAGGAACTCGTCCCAATAGCTTTCCGGACGCTCGGCTTGGAAGCGAAACCGCGAGGTTGGCCGATACTCCCGGGTTTGTTGTTCCAACGCCCGAATTCGCTTGGCCGGCAGGGGATGCGAGGAATTCAACTCGAAAAGGCCGGCCCAAGGATTCCAGAGATCCCATTTCATCGCGTCTTCTATCGCGGCGGCGGAAACCGCGCCGGTTCCGGCGCCGATCAACGCGAGGGTTTGGGCCACTTTGGGGTCGAAGATGCCGAAAGCCCTTCCCGCAACCATGCGGGAGTCGTCTTTTTTGCCTGCTTCCTTCGGCGCACGGGCCAGCCCGTAGGCGATTTTCACCAGCGCCGAGGACAGCGCATCGGGGTTGCGGGTTTGTTCCCCCGAGAATTGGTCGG encodes:
- a CDS encoding M48 family metalloprotease, whose product is MINLFFRSALVLALLFGLLFAVGMGVVIYFDLPSVVAVAFALGALLLQYVLGPFVLELIYKIEWREANSLDPQLAAFMEKVCAEHGIPAPRFGVIRDGNPNAFTFGHYPGDARLVVISGLMDRLDPEERQAVVAHELGHIAHWDFVVMTMAAAIPLVLYVLYITIRGSGRQKYRSGGYAALIGLLSYAAYIISQYIVLMLSRIREYYADQFSGEQTRNPDALSSALVKIAYGLARAPKEAGKKDDSRMVAGRAFGIFDPKVAQTLALIGAGTGAVSAAAIEDAMKWDLWNPWAGLFELNSSHPLPAKRIRALEQQTREYRPTSRFRFQAERPESYWDEFLVDGLVQCLPLLGLLGGTAASLALGIALGASWKLLGIALLCTFGGWWLQRRFSYRHAFDEARNVKSLIGEVKVSAVRSIPCTIAGKIIGRGVPGLFYSEDFVLQDDSGFLVLDYRQPLRIVEFLLGWRKAEKLIGLQGSATGWYRRAPRPYFELRTLTLETGEKVTSYVYPLTQSLVYAGLDAGILMTILA